The following are from one region of the Oreochromis aureus strain Israel breed Guangdong linkage group 1, ZZ_aureus, whole genome shotgun sequence genome:
- the LOC120439295 gene encoding D-threo-3-hydroxyaspartate dehydratase-like, which produces MEGDPLSALFTPAFVMDVDKAKRNAQRMIERCQKLGVQLRPHMKTHKTLECADIMTGGSQRCIVVSTPAEACFFADHGYDDILYAYSIPFDKVERCAALSERLDLIQILLDHPDALEQLRKRPLRDGRQWHVWLKLDCGNGRAGVLHSEPGALKLAEAIAKTEGVELRGVYAHCGNTYYCTGVEQIQAVAQETTKLTLQFIEKLKV; this is translated from the exons ATGGAGGGAGATCCTCTCTCAGCCCTGTTTACTCCTGCTTTTGTGATGGATGTGGACAAAGCGAAGAGGAATGCCCAGAGGATGATCGAGCGCTGCCAGAAACTGGGAGTCCAGCTTCGTCCACACATGAAGACCCACAAAACCCT tgaGTGTGCTGACATTATGACGGGTGGATCACAGAGGTGCATAGTGGTTTCCACCCCGGCAGAGGCCTGTTTCTTTGCTGACCATGGATATGATGACATCCTCTATGCCTACTCTATTCCCTTTGATAAG GTAGAGCGTTGTGCAGCCCTGTCAGAGAGACTGGATCTCATCCAGATTTTATTGGACCATCCTGATGCTTTGGAGCAGCTCCGAAAAAGACCCCTGAGAGATGGTCGGCAGTGGCACGTCTGGCTCAAACTCGACTGTGGCAATGGGAGAG CTGGCGTCCTGCATTCGGAGCCAGGAGCGCTCAAACTGGCTGAAGCCATCGCTAAGACGGAGGGCGTGGAACTTAGAGGAGTGTACGCCCACTGTGGGAATACCTATTACTGCACAGGAGTTGAGCAAATACAGGCTGTTGCCCAGGAAACCACCAAACTGACTCTGCAGTTCATTGAAAagctgaaagtttaa